A genome region from Neisseria meningitidis includes the following:
- a CDS encoding YciI family protein, producing MEYFMLLATDGENVYEARMAARPEHLKRLETLKSEGRLLTAGPNPLPEDSNRVSGSLIVAQFESLDAAEAWAEDDPYVHAGVYSEVLIKPFKAVFK from the coding sequence GTGGAATATTTTATGTTGCTGGCAACAGACGGGGAGAATGTGTATGAAGCGCGTATGGCGGCACGTCCCGAACACCTCAAACGGCTGGAGACGCTGAAGTCGGAAGGCCGGCTGTTGACGGCAGGCCCGAATCCTTTGCCGGAGGACTCCAACCGCGTTTCGGGCAGTTTGATTGTGGCGCAGTTCGAGTCTTTGGATGCGGCAGAGGCGTGGGCGGAAGACGATCCCTATGTTCATGCAGGCGTGTACAGCGAAGTGCTGATCAAGCCGTTTAAAGCGGTGTTCAAATAA
- a CDS encoding KpsF/GutQ family sugar-phosphate isomerase, with product MAGNEKYLDWAREVLHTEAEGLREIAADLDENFALAADALLHCKGRVVITGMGKSGHIGRKMAATMASTGTPAFFVHPAEAAHGDLGMIVDNDVVVAISNSGESDEIAAIIPALKRKDITLVCITARPDSTMARHADIHITASVSKEACPLGLAPTTSTTAVMALGDALAVVLLRARAFTPDDFALSHPAGSLGKRLLLRVADIMHKGGGLPAVRLGTPLKEAIVSMSEKGLGMLAVTDGQGRLKGVFTDGDLRRLFQECDNFTGLSIDEVMHTHPKTISAERLATEALKVMQANHVNGLLVTDADGVLIGALNMHDLLAARIV from the coding sequence ATGGCAGGAAACGAAAAATATCTTGATTGGGCACGCGAAGTGTTGCACACCGAAGCGGAAGGCTTGCGCGAAATTGCGGCGGATTTGGACGAAAACTTCGCCCTTGCGGCGGACGCGTTGTTGCACTGCAAAGGCAGGGTCGTTATCACGGGCATGGGCAAGTCGGGACATATCGGGCGCAAAATGGCGGCAACCATGGCCTCGACCGGCACGCCCGCGTTTTTCGTCCACCCTGCGGAAGCGGCACACGGCGATTTGGGCATGATTGTGGACAACGACGTGGTCGTCGCGATTTCCAATTCCGGTGAAAGCGACGAAATCGCCGCCATCATCCCCGCGCTCAAACGCAAAGATATCACGCTTGTCTGCATCACCGCCCGCCCCGATTCAACCATGGCGCGCCATGCCGACATCCACATCACGGCGTCGGTTTCCAAAGAAGCCTGCCCGCTGGGGCTTGCCCCGACCACCAGCACCACCGCCGTTATGGCTTTGGGCGATGCGTTGGCGGTTGTCCTGCTGCGCGCCCGCGCGTTCACGCCCGACGACTTCGCCTTGAGCCACCCTGCCGGCAGCCTCGGCAAACGCCTACTTTTGCGCGTTGCCGACATTATGCACAAAGGCGGCGGCCTGCCTGCCGTCCGACTCGGCACGCCCTTGAAAGAAGCCATCGTCAGCATGAGTGAAAAAGGGCTGGGCATGTTGGCGGTAACGGACGGGCAAGGCCGTCTGAAAGGCGTATTCACCGACGGCGATTTGCGCCGCCTGTTTCAAGAATGCGACAATTTTACCGGTCTTTCGATAGACGAAGTCATGCATACGCATCCTAAAACCATCTCCGCCGAACGTCTCGCCACCGAAGCCCTGAAAGTCATGCAGGCAAACCATGTGAACGGGCTTCTGGTTACCGATGCAGATGGCGTGCTGATCGGCGCGCTGAATATGCACGACCTTTTGGCGGCGCGGATTGTATAG
- the dusA gene encoding tRNA dihydrouridine(20/20a) synthase DusA, giving the protein MLDWTDRHYRYMARQITRNTWLYSEMVNAGAIVYGDKDRFLMFNEGEQPVALQLGGSDPSDLAKAAKAAEEYGYNEVNLNCGCPSPRVQKGAFGACLMNEVGLVADCLNAMQDAVGIPVTVKHRIGVDRQTEYQTVADFVGTLRDKTACKTFIVHARNAWLDGLSPKENRDVPPLKYDYVYRLKQEFPGLEIIINGGITTNEAIAGHLQHVDGVMVGREAYHNPMVMREWDRLFYGDTANPIGYADLVQRLYTYSQAQIQAGRGTILRHIVRHSLGLMHGLKGARTWRRMLSDATLLKDNDGSLILEAWKEVERANTRE; this is encoded by the coding sequence ATGCTCGACTGGACGGACAGGCACTACCGTTATATGGCGCGCCAGATTACCCGCAATACTTGGCTGTACAGCGAAATGGTCAACGCCGGCGCGATTGTTTACGGCGACAAAGACCGCTTTTTGATGTTTAACGAAGGCGAGCAGCCCGTCGCCCTGCAACTGGGCGGCAGCGACCCGTCCGATTTGGCGAAAGCCGCCAAAGCCGCCGAAGAATACGGCTACAACGAGGTCAACCTCAACTGCGGCTGCCCCAGTCCGCGCGTCCAGAAAGGCGCGTTCGGCGCGTGTCTGATGAACGAAGTCGGGCTGGTTGCCGACTGCCTCAACGCCATGCAGGACGCGGTCGGTATTCCCGTTACCGTCAAACACCGCATCGGTGTGGACAGGCAGACCGAATACCAAACCGTTGCCGATTTCGTCGGCACGCTGCGCGACAAAACCGCCTGCAAAACCTTCATCGTCCACGCCCGCAACGCTTGGCTGGACGGTCTTTCCCCCAAAGAAAACCGCGACGTTCCCCCGTTGAAATACGATTACGTTTACCGCCTCAAGCAGGAGTTTCCCGGGCTGGAAATCATCATCAACGGCGGCATCACCACCAACGAAGCAATCGCCGGACACCTGCAACACGTTGACGGCGTGATGGTCGGGCGCGAGGCGTACCACAACCCGATGGTGATGCGCGAATGGGACAGATTGTTTTACGGCGACACTGCGAACCCGATCGGATACGCCGATTTGGTGCAACGCCTCTACACATACAGCCAAGCCCAAATCCAAGCCGGACGCGGCACAATCCTGCGCCATATCGTCCGTCACAGCCTCGGGCTGATGCACGGCTTGAAAGGCGCGCGGACTTGGCGGCGTATGCTTTCCGACGCAACGCTCTTGAAAGACAACGACGGCAGCCTGATTCTCGAAGCGTGGAAAGAGGTCGAACGGGCAAATACGCGCGAATAG
- the tal gene encoding transaldolase encodes MTILSDVKALGQQIWLDNLSRSLVQSGELAQMLKQGVCGVTSNPAIFQKAFAGDALYADEVAALKQQDLTPKQRYETMAVADVRAACGVCLAEHESTGGKTGFVSLEVSPELSKDAQGTVEEARRLYAAIGCKNAMIKVPATDAGIDALETLVSDGISVNLTLLFSRAQTLKAYAAYARGIAKRLAAGQSVAHIHVVASFFISRVDSALDTTLPDRLKGKIAIALAKAAYQDWEQYFTAPEFAALEAQGANRVQLLWASTGVKNPAYPDTLYVDSLIGAHTVNTVPDATLKAFIDHGTAKATLTEGADEAQAQLAEIAALGIDVETLAARLQEDGLKQFEEAFEKLLAPLV; translated from the coding sequence ATGACTATTTTATCGGACGTTAAAGCATTAGGACAACAAATCTGGCTGGACAACCTTTCCCGCTCGCTCGTGCAAAGCGGCGAATTGGCGCAAATGCTGAAACAAGGCGTGTGCGGCGTAACTTCCAATCCCGCCATCTTTCAAAAAGCCTTCGCCGGCGATGCGCTTTACGCCGACGAGGTTGCCGCCCTCAAGCAGCAAGACCTGACCCCCAAACAACGCTACGAAACGATGGCGGTTGCCGATGTGCGTGCCGCCTGCGGCGTCTGTCTTGCCGAACACGAATCCACCGGCGGCAAAACCGGCTTCGTCAGCCTCGAAGTTTCGCCCGAATTGTCCAAAGACGCGCAAGGCACGGTTGAAGAAGCGCGCCGCCTCTACGCCGCCATCGGGTGCAAAAACGCGATGATTAAAGTGCCTGCCACCGACGCAGGCATCGATGCGCTCGAAACCCTCGTTTCAGACGGCATCAGCGTGAACCTGACCCTGCTGTTCTCACGCGCCCAAACCCTCAAAGCCTACGCCGCCTACGCGCGCGGCATTGCCAAACGCTTGGCAGCCGGACAAAGCGTTGCCCATATCCACGTCGTCGCCAGCTTCTTCATCTCGCGTGTGGACAGTGCGCTGGACACAACACTGCCCGACCGGCTCAAAGGCAAAATCGCCATCGCCCTTGCCAAAGCCGCCTATCAAGATTGGGAACAATATTTCACCGCCCCCGAATTTGCCGCACTGGAAGCCCAAGGCGCAAACCGCGTGCAGCTTTTATGGGCATCTACCGGCGTGAAAAACCCAGCCTATCCCGACACGCTCTACGTTGACAGCCTGATCGGCGCGCACACCGTCAACACCGTTCCCGATGCCACGCTCAAAGCCTTTATCGACCACGGCACAGCCAAAGCCACGCTGACCGAAGGCGCGGACGAAGCGCAAGCGCAGCTTGCCGAAATTGCCGCGCTCGGCATCGATGTCGAAACCTTGGCGGCGCGTTTGCAGGAAGACGGTTTGAAACAATTTGAAGAAGCCTTTGAAAAACTGCTCGCACCGTTGGTTTAA
- the gluQRS gene encoding tRNA glutamyl-Q(34) synthetase GluQRS, whose product MYTGRFAPSPTGLLHIGSLLTAAASYADARSNGGKWLVRMEDLDPPREMPGAANHILHTLEAFGFEWDGEVAYQSRRYALYEETLCRLQTAGLVYPCHCSRKDWQTGARRGADGFVYNGRCRNPQQRPAPQGKQPAWRIRVPDRVIGFSDGIVGGYAQNLAGDIGDFVLLRADGYWAYQLAVVADDAEQGVTHIVRGQDLLVSTPRQIYLQQCLDVPTPQYAHLPLLTNAQGQKWSKQTLAPALDLNRREQLLRQVFRYLNLPEAPEADRPAELLDWAVAHWDMDKVPKHAITTP is encoded by the coding sequence ATGTACACAGGACGTTTCGCCCCCAGCCCGACCGGGCTGCTCCACATCGGCTCGCTGCTGACCGCCGCCGCTTCCTATGCCGATGCACGCTCAAACGGCGGCAAATGGCTGGTCCGCATGGAAGACCTCGATCCGCCGCGCGAAATGCCGGGGGCGGCAAACCATATCCTGCACACGCTTGAGGCATTCGGATTCGAGTGGGACGGAGAAGTCGCCTATCAGAGCCGCCGTTACGCCCTGTATGAAGAAACACTATGCCGTCTGCAAACCGCCGGACTGGTCTATCCCTGCCATTGCAGCCGCAAAGACTGGCAGACCGGGGCAAGGCGGGGCGCAGACGGGTTCGTCTATAACGGACGCTGCCGCAATCCGCAGCAACGCCCTGCACCGCAAGGCAAACAGCCGGCGTGGCGCATCCGCGTCCCCGACCGCGTTATCGGTTTTTCAGACGGCATCGTCGGCGGTTACGCCCAAAACCTCGCCGGCGACATCGGCGATTTCGTCCTGCTTCGTGCAGACGGTTACTGGGCATACCAACTCGCCGTCGTTGCCGACGATGCCGAACAGGGCGTTACCCACATCGTCCGCGGACAAGACCTGCTCGTTTCTACGCCGCGCCAAATCTATTTGCAGCAGTGTTTGGACGTTCCGACACCGCAATATGCCCACCTGCCGCTGCTGACCAACGCACAAGGGCAGAAATGGTCGAAACAGACGCTCGCACCCGCATTGGATTTAAACCGCCGCGAACAACTCCTCCGCCAAGTGTTCCGTTACCTCAACCTGCCCGAAGCACCGGAAGCCGACCGCCCTGCCGAACTGCTCGACTGGGCGGTGGCACACTGGGATATGGACAAAGTGCCGAAACACGCCATTACCACCCCCTAA
- the lptC gene encoding LPS export ABC transporter periplasmic protein LptC — MKVRWRYGIAFPLILAVALGSLSAWLGRISEVEIEEVRLNPDEPQYTMDGLDGRRFDEQGYLKEHLSSKGAKQFPESSDIHFDSPHLVFFQEGRLLYEVGSDEAVYHTENKQVLFKNNVVLTKTADGKRQAGKVEAEKLHVDTESQYAQTDTPVSFQYGASHGQAGGMTYDHKTGMLNFSSKVKATIYDTKDM; from the coding sequence ATGAAAGTAAGATGGCGGTACGGAATTGCGTTCCCATTGATATTGGCGGTTGCCTTGGGCAGCCTGTCGGCATGGTTGGGACGCATCAGCGAAGTCGAGATTGAAGAAGTCAGGCTCAATCCCGACGAACCGCAATACACAATGGACGGATTGGATGGCAGGCGGTTTGACGAACAGGGATACTTGAAAGAACATTTGAGTTCGAAGGGCGCGAAACAGTTTCCCGAAAGCAGCGACATTCATTTCGACTCACCGCATCTCGTGTTCTTCCAAGAAGGCAGGTTGTTGTACGAAGTCGGCAGCGATGAAGCCGTTTACCATACCGAAAACAAACAGGTTCTTTTTAAAAACAACGTTGTGCTGACCAAAACCGCCGACGGCAAACGGCAGGCGGGTAAAGTTGAAGCCGAAAAGCTGCACGTCGATACCGAATCTCAATATGCCCAAACCGATACGCCTGTCAGTTTCCAATATGGTGCATCGCACGGTCAGGCGGGCGGCATGACTTACGACCACAAAACAGGCATGTTGAACTTCTCATCTAAAGTGAAAGCCACGATTTATGATACAAAAGATATGTAA
- a CDS encoding peptidyl-prolyl cis-trans isomerase has protein sequence MKQKKTAAAVIAAMLAGFAAAKAPEIDPALVDTLVAQIMQQADRHAEQSQKPDGQAIRNDAVRRLQTLEVLKNRALKEGLDKDKDVQNRFKIAEASFYAEEYVRFLERSETVSESALRQFYERQIRMIKLQQVSFATEEEARQAQQLLLKGLSFEGLMKRYPNDEQAFDGFIMAQQLPEPLASQFAAMNRGDVTRDPVKLGERYYLFKLSEVGKNPDAQPFELVRNQLEQGLRQEKARLKIDAILEENGVKP, from the coding sequence ATGAAACAGAAAAAAACCGCTGCCGCAGTTATTGCTGCAATGTTGGCAGGTTTTGCGGCAGCCAAAGCACCCGAAATCGACCCGGCTTTGGTGGATACGCTGGTGGCGCAGATCATGCAGCAGGCAGACCGGCATGCGGAGCAGTCCCAAAAACCGGACGGGCAGGCAATCCGAAACGATGCCGTCCGTCGGCTGCAAACTTTGGAAGTTTTGAAAAACAGGGCATTGAAGGAAGGTTTGGATAAGGATAAGGATGTCCAAAACCGCTTTAAAATCGCCGAAGCGTCTTTTTATGCCGAGGAGTACGTCCGTTTTCTGGAACGTTCGGAAACGGTTTCCGAAAGCGCACTGCGTCAGTTTTATGAGCGGCAAATCCGCATGATCAAATTGCAGCAGGTCAGCTTCGCAACCGAAGAGGAGGCGCGTCAGGCGCAGCAGCTCCTGCTCAAAGGGCTGTCTTTTGAAGGGCTGATGAAGCGTTATCCGAACGACGAGCAGGCTTTTGACGGTTTCATTATGGCGCAGCAGCTTCCCGAGCCGCTGGCTTCGCAGTTTGCAGCGATGAATCGGGGCGACGTTACCCGCGATCCGGTCAAATTGGGCGAACGCTATTATCTGTTCAAACTCAGCGAGGTCGGGAAAAACCCCGACGCGCAGCCTTTCGAGTTGGTCAGAAACCAGTTGGAACAAGGTTTGAGACAGGAAAAAGCCCGCTTGAAAATCGATGCCATTTTGGAAGAAAACGGTGTCAAACCGTAA
- a CDS encoding septation protein A, whose amino-acid sequence MKFVSDLLSVILFFATYTVTKNMIAATAVALVAGVVQAAFLYWKYKKLDTMQWVGLVLIVIFGGATIVLGDSRFIMWKPSVLFWLGALFLWGSHLAGKNGLKASIGREIQLPDAVWAKLTYMWVGFLIFMGIANWFVFTRFESQWVNYKMFGSTALMLVFFIIQGIYLSTCLKKED is encoded by the coding sequence ATGAAATTCGTCAGCGACCTTTTGTCCGTCATCCTGTTTTTCGCCACCTATACCGTTACCAAAAACATGATTGCCGCAACGGCGGTCGCCTTGGTTGCCGGTGTGGTTCAGGCGGCTTTTCTGTATTGGAAATATAAAAAGCTGGATACGATGCAGTGGGTCGGACTGGTGCTGATTGTGATATTCGGTGGCGCAACCATTGTTTTGGGCGACAGCCGCTTCATTATGTGGAAGCCGAGCGTTTTGTTTTGGCTGGGCGCGCTGTTCCTGTGGGGCAGCCACCTCGCCGGTAAAAACGGCTTGAAGGCGAGTATCGGCAGGGAGATTCAGCTTCCGGATGCCGTATGGGCGAAATTGACGTATATGTGGGTCGGTTTCCTGATTTTTATGGGTATCGCCAACTGGTTTGTGTTTACCCGGTTCGAGTCGCAATGGGTCAACTATAAAATGTTCGGCTCGACTGCACTGATGCTTGTTTTCTTTATTATTCAGGGTATTTATCTGAGTACCTGTCTGAAAAAGGAGGATTGA
- a CDS encoding KdsC family phosphatase, with product MQAISPELQARAAKIKLLILDVDGVLTDGRIFIRDNGEEIKSFHTLDGHGLKMLQASGVQTAIITGRDAPSVGIRVKQLGINYYFKGISDKRAAYEELRAQVGVEEAECAFVGDDVVDLPVMVRCGLPVAVPDAHWFTLQHAAYIAKRPGGAGAVREVCDLIMQAQGTLGAALNEYIK from the coding sequence ATGCAGGCAATTTCTCCCGAATTACAGGCGCGCGCCGCCAAAATCAAACTGTTGATCCTGGATGTGGACGGCGTTTTGACCGACGGGCGCATCTTTATCCGCGATAACGGCGAAGAAATCAAATCGTTTCACACACTGGACGGACACGGTCTGAAAATGCTTCAGGCAAGCGGCGTGCAGACTGCGATTATCACAGGTCGGGACGCGCCCTCCGTCGGCATCCGCGTCAAACAGTTGGGCATAAATTACTACTTCAAAGGCATTTCGGACAAACGCGCCGCGTATGAAGAGCTGCGCGCTCAGGTCGGCGTGGAAGAAGCCGAGTGTGCCTTTGTCGGCGACGACGTGGTCGATTTGCCCGTTATGGTACGCTGCGGATTGCCGGTTGCCGTCCCCGACGCGCATTGGTTTACGCTGCAACACGCCGCCTATATTGCCAAACGCCCCGGCGGTGCGGGCGCGGTGCGCGAAGTGTGCGACCTGATTATGCAGGCGCAAGGGACTTTGGGCGCGGCTTTGAACGAGTACATCAAATGA
- the tspA gene encoding FimV/HubP family polar landmark-like protein TspA, whose protein sequence is MKNNRQIKLIAASVAVAASFQAHAGLGGLNIQSNLDEPFSGSITVTGEEAKALLGGGSVTVSEKGLTAKVHKLGDKAVIAVSSEQAVRDPVLVFRIGAGAQVREYTAILDPVGYSPKTKSALSDGKTHRKTAPTAESQENQNAKALRKTDKKDSANAAVKPAYNGKTHTVRKGETVKQIAAAIRPKHLTLEQVADALLKANPNVSAHGRLRAGSVLHIPNLNRIKAEQPKPQTAKPKAETASMPSEPSKQATVEKPVEKPEAKVAAPEAKAEKPAVRPEPVPAANTAASETAAESAPQEAAASAIDTPTDETGNAVSEPVEQVSAEEETESGLFDGLFGGSYTLLLAGGGAALIALLLLLRLAQSKRARRTEESVPEEEPDLDDAADDGIEITFAEVETPATPEPAPKNDVNDTLALDGESEEELSAKQTFDVETDTPSNRIDLDFDSLAAAQNGILSGALTQDEETQKRADADWNAIESTDSVYEPETFNPYNPVEIVIDTPEPESVAQTAENKPETVDTDFSDNLPSNNHIGTEETASAKPASPSGLAGFLKASSPETILEKTVAEVQTPEELHDFLKVYETDAVAETAPETPDFNAAADDLSALLQPAEAPSVEENVTKTVAEIPDFNATADDLSALLQPSEVPAVEENAAETVADDLSALLQPAEAPAVEENAAEITLETPDSNTSEADALPDFLKDGEEETVDWSIYLSEENIPNNADTSFPSESVGSDAPSEAKYDLAEMYLEIGDRDAAAETVQKLLEEAEGDVLKRAQALAQELGI, encoded by the coding sequence TTGAAAAACAACAGACAAATCAAACTGATTGCCGCCTCCGTCGCAGTTGCCGCATCCTTTCAGGCACATGCTGGACTGGGCGGACTGAATATCCAGTCCAACCTTGACGAACCCTTTTCCGGCAGCATTACCGTAACCGGCGAAGAAGCCAAAGCCCTGCTAGGCGGCGGCAGCGTTACCGTTTCCGAAAAAGGCCTGACCGCCAAAGTCCACAAGTTGGGCGACAAAGCCGTCATTGCCGTTTCTTCCGAACAGGCAGTCCGCGATCCCGTCCTGGTGTTCCGCATCGGCGCAGGCGCACAGGTACGCGAATACACCGCCATCCTCGATCCTGTCGGCTACTCGCCCAAAACCAAATCTGCACTTTCAGACGGCAAGACACACCGCAAAACCGCTCCGACAGCAGAGTCCCAAGAAAATCAAAACGCCAAAGCCCTCCGCAAAACCGATAAAAAAGACAGCGCGAACGCAGCCGTCAAACCGGCATACAACGGCAAAACCCATACCGTCCGCAAAGGCGAAACGGTCAAACAGATTGCCGCCGCCATCCGCCCGAAACACCTGACGCTCGAACAGGTTGCCGATGCGCTGCTGAAGGCAAACCCAAATGTTTCCGCACACGGCAGACTGCGTGCGGGCAGCGTGCTTCACATTCCGAATCTGAACAGGATCAAAGCGGAACAACCCAAACCGCAAACGGCGAAACCCAAAGCCGAAACCGCATCCATGCCGTCCGAACCGTCCAAACAGGCAACGGTAGAGAAACCGGTTGAAAAACCTGAAGCAAAAGTTGCCGCGCCCGAAGCAAAAGCGGAAAAACCGGCCGTTCGACCCGAACCTGTACCCGCTGCAAATACTGCCGCATCGGAAACCGCTGCCGAATCCGCCCCCCAAGAAGCCGCCGCTTCTGCCATCGACACGCCGACCGACGAAACCGGTAACGCCGTTTCCGAACCTGTCGAACAGGTTTCTGCCGAAGAAGAAACCGAAAGCGGACTGTTTGACGGTCTGTTCGGCGGTTCGTACACCTTGCTGCTTGCCGGCGGAGGCGCGGCATTGATCGCCCTGCTGCTGCTTTTGCGCCTTGCCCAATCCAAACGCGCGCGCCGTACCGAAGAATCCGTCCCTGAGGAAGAGCCTGACCTTGACGACGCGGCAGACGACGGCATAGAAATCACCTTTGCCGAAGTCGAAACTCCGGCAACGCCCGAACCCGCTCCGAAAAACGATGTAAACGACACACTTGCCTTAGATGGGGAATCTGAAGAAGAGTTATCGGCAAAACAAACGTTCGATGTCGAAACCGATACGCCTTCCAACCGCATCGACTTGGATTTCGACAGCCTGGCAGCCGCGCAAAACGGCATTTTATCCGGCGCACTTACGCAGGATGAAGAAACCCAAAAACGCGCGGATGCCGATTGGAACGCCATCGAATCCACAGACAGCGTGTACGAGCCCGAGACCTTCAACCCGTACAACCCTGTCGAAATCGTCATCGACACGCCCGAACCGGAATCTGTCGCCCAAACTGCCGAAAACAAACCGGAAACCGTCGATACCGATTTCTCCGACAACCTGCCCTCAAACAACCATATCGGCACAGAAGAAACAGCTTCCGCAAAACCTGCCTCACCCTCCGGACTGGCAGGCTTCCTGAAGGCTTCCTCGCCCGAAACCATCTTGGAAAAAACAGTTGCCGAAGTCCAAACACCGGAAGAGTTGCACGATTTCCTGAAAGTGTACGAAACCGATGCCGTCGCGGAAACTGCGCCTGAAACGCCCGATTTCAACGCCGCCGCAGACGATTTGTCCGCATTGCTTCAACCTGCCGAAGCACCGTCCGTTGAGGAAAATGTAACGAAAACCGTTGCCGAAATACCTGATTTCAACGCCACCGCAGACGATTTGTCCGCATTACTTCAACCTTCTGAAGTACCTGCCGTTGAGGAAAATGCAGCGGAAACCGTTGCCGATGATTTGTCCGCACTGTTGCAACCTGCTGAAGCACCGGCCGTTGAGGAAAATGCAGCGGAAATCACTTTGGAAACGCCTGATTCCAACACCTCTGAAGCAGACGCTTTGCCCGACTTCCTGAAAGACGGCGAGGAGGAAACGGTAGATTGGAGCATCTACCTCTCGGAAGAAAATATCCCAAATAATGCAGATACCAGTTTCCCTTCGGAATCTGTAGGTTCTGACGCGCCTTCCGAAGCGAAATACGACCTTGCCGAAATGTATCTCGAAATCGGCGACCGCGATGCCGCTGCCGAGACAGTGCAGAAATTGCTGGAAGAAGCGGAAGGCGACGTACTCAAACGTGCCCAAGCATTGGCGCAGGAATTGGGTATTTGA
- a CDS encoding peptidyl-prolyl cis-trans isomerase, with the protein MKAKILTSVALLACSGSLFAQTLATVNGQKIDSSVIDAQVAAFRAENSRAEDTPQLRQSLLENEVVNTVVAQEVKRLKLDRSAEFKNALAKLRAEAKKSGDDKKPSFKTVWQAVKYGLNGEAYALHIAKTQPVSEQEVKAAYDNISGFYKGTQEVQLGEILTDKEENAKKAVADLKAKKGFDAVLKQYSLNDRTKQTGAPVGYVPLKDLEQGVPPLYQAIKDLKKGEFTATPLKNGDFYGVYYVNDSREVKVPSFDEMKGQIAGNLQAERIDRAVGALLGKANIKPAK; encoded by the coding sequence ATGAAAGCAAAAATCCTGACTTCCGTTGCACTGCTTGCCTGTTCCGGCAGCCTGTTTGCCCAAACGCTGGCAACCGTCAACGGTCAGAAAATCGACAGTTCCGTCATCGATGCGCAGGTTGCCGCATTCCGTGCGGAAAACAGCCGTGCCGAAGACACGCCGCAACTGCGCCAATCCCTGCTGGAAAACGAAGTGGTCAACACCGTGGTCGCACAGGAAGTGAAACGTCTGAAACTCGACCGGTCGGCAGAGTTTAAAAATGCGCTTGCCAAATTGCGTGCCGAAGCGAAAAAGTCGGGCGACGACAAGAAACCGTCCTTCAAAACCGTTTGGCAGGCGGTAAAATATGGCTTGAACGGCGAGGCATACGCGCTGCATATCGCCAAAACCCAACCGGTTTCCGAGCAGGAAGTAAAAGCCGCATATGACAATATCAGCGGTTTTTACAAAGGTACGCAGGAAGTCCAGTTGGGCGAAATCCTGACCGACAAGGAAGAAAATGCAAAAAAAGCGGTTGCCGACTTGAAGGCGAAAAAAGGTTTCGATGCCGTCTTGAAACAATATTCCCTCAACGACCGTACCAAACAGACCGGCGCGCCGGTCGGATATGTGCCGCTGAAAGATTTGGAACAGGGTGTTCCGCCGCTTTATCAGGCAATTAAGGACTTGAAAAAAGGCGAATTTACGGCAACGCCGCTGAAAAACGGCGATTTCTACGGCGTTTATTATGTCAACGACAGCCGCGAGGTAAAAGTGCCTTCTTTTGATGAAATGAAAGGACAGATTGCCGGCAACCTTCAGGCGGAACGGATTGACCGTGCCGTCGGTGCACTGTTGGGCAAGGCAAACATCAAACCTGCAAAATAA
- a CDS encoding BolA family protein, producing the protein MPAVDLIRERLQTLDPLVLEIGDESHLHKGHAGNTGGGHYAVLVVSGRFEGVSRLNRQKTVKSLLKDLFSDGIIHALGIRAAAPDEYFHTAD; encoded by the coding sequence ATGCCGGCCGTCGATTTGATCCGCGAACGCCTGCAGACGCTCGATCCGCTGGTGTTGGAAATCGGCGATGAGAGCCATCTGCACAAAGGACACGCGGGCAATACCGGCGGCGGACATTATGCCGTTTTGGTCGTCAGCGGCCGTTTTGAAGGCGTAAGCCGCCTGAACCGCCAGAAAACGGTCAAATCGCTGCTCAAAGATTTGTTTTCAGACGGCATCATCCACGCGCTCGGCATCCGGGCGGCTGCCCCTGACGAGTATTTCCATACGGCGGACTGA